In a genomic window of Temperatibacter marinus:
- a CDS encoding sensor histidine kinase, with amino-acid sequence MSDINKAKGQLLRFAELQNQAGLSDQQEQDSAFGASIRKAAVHAVPANTQVSGFLDHLIVDNSLPVYVTSVDGMLLHVNEKFQELADVMGDVSLSPGPLQIMNKMPAPTMQPIIQDVLASQSTVKAEETLTIRGKQFVFQGRHMPVCNARGDIIAIAGTYEDITNLTKAVEDSKNIHARYQDFARAGSDWMWELSEEMKVKTLSNRFTAVVGQPAMMFIGSKLEQFGEFKANMEGSDEGLEAIAMKKPFRDQLFIIKDYNGLEQCFHMSGVPVFDRQSGEFQGYRGVGKDVTERYEQAEKVKLEKQRLEDTLADLTRNNIALDVTTKAAKDALKTKNDFLATMSHELKTPLNAIIGFAESFIGQKFGTLNDEYRSYAEDIHSAGVHLQSLITDIMDVTLLESGALSLSTTAVSVHSVVSRASNFVAGQAREKSIEFEIQGIDPDLHILADEKRVLQIMINLLNNAVKFTGDGGRIGINVDPAACEHLAITVWDSGIGISVHDQERIFDKFQQVTDDLYARRQNGIGMGLHICRGLAEAMSGKIKLSSEEGKGSRFTVLLPLASDYDDDDIDFI; translated from the coding sequence AATTGTCGACAACAGCTTGCCAGTTTATGTGACCTCTGTGGACGGCATGCTTTTGCATGTGAATGAAAAGTTCCAAGAGTTAGCCGATGTCATGGGCGACGTTAGTCTTAGTCCGGGTCCCTTGCAAATAATGAATAAGATGCCGGCACCGACCATGCAGCCAATTATTCAAGATGTGCTTGCAAGCCAGTCGACTGTTAAAGCAGAAGAAACCTTGACGATCCGAGGGAAGCAGTTTGTTTTCCAAGGACGTCACATGCCAGTTTGTAATGCACGTGGTGATATTATCGCCATTGCTGGAACATATGAAGACATTACAAATCTGACGAAAGCTGTTGAGGATTCAAAGAATATTCATGCCCGCTATCAAGACTTTGCACGCGCAGGATCTGATTGGATGTGGGAGCTTAGTGAAGAGATGAAAGTAAAGACGCTTTCAAATCGATTTACAGCTGTCGTCGGGCAGCCTGCTATGATGTTTATAGGATCAAAATTAGAGCAATTTGGAGAATTTAAAGCCAACATGGAAGGCAGTGATGAAGGTCTTGAAGCAATCGCAATGAAAAAGCCATTCCGTGACCAGCTTTTCATCATTAAAGATTATAATGGATTGGAACAATGTTTCCACATGTCAGGTGTTCCTGTTTTTGATCGCCAGTCTGGTGAATTCCAAGGATACCGTGGTGTCGGTAAGGACGTCACCGAGCGATACGAGCAAGCGGAAAAAGTCAAACTAGAAAAACAGCGTCTTGAGGACACTCTCGCTGATCTGACTAGAAATAATATTGCTTTAGATGTGACCACAAAAGCGGCCAAGGATGCGTTGAAAACGAAAAATGATTTCCTCGCAACCATGAGTCATGAGCTCAAAACACCTTTGAATGCAATTATTGGTTTTGCTGAATCCTTCATTGGTCAAAAATTTGGCACTCTGAATGATGAGTATCGTAGTTATGCGGAAGACATCCATTCTGCGGGTGTTCATCTTCAGTCTCTTATTACAGATATTATGGATGTGACTTTGTTGGAAAGCGGTGCCCTCAGTCTGTCCACTACAGCTGTCTCTGTGCATAGTGTTGTGTCAAGAGCCAGTAATTTTGTTGCCGGTCAAGCTAGAGAAAAGTCTATTGAATTTGAAATTCAAGGCATTGATCCAGACCTTCATATCTTGGCGGATGAAAAACGTGTTCTCCAAATTATGATCAATCTACTCAACAATGCTGTGAAATTTACAGGCGACGGTGGCCGTATAGGTATCAATGTTGATCCTGCGGCTTGTGAGCATCTTGCTATCACGGTTTGGGACTCTGGAATTGGGATTTCTGTCCATGATCAAGAAAGAATTTTTGATAAATTTCAACAAGTTACCGATGATCTTTATGCAAGACGCCAAAATGGAATTGGGATGGGTTTGCATATTTGTCGTGGCCTAGCTGAGGCAATGAGCGGGAAGATTAAATTATCGAGTGAAGAGGGCAAGGGCTCACGCTTTACGGTCTTACTCCCGCTTGCTAGTGATTATGATGATGATGATATTGATTTCATCTAA
- a CDS encoding NAD kinase, translating to MKIAILHSDTKLAEESAEILCEKYNVVSPEDADVIVALGGDGFMLQCLHKNLFSNKPIFGLNRGTVGFLMNDYGENNLMERLEKADKFELHPLRMVATDVQGQVHSYLAINEVSLLRETRQAASMQIIIDGKPRLTKMVGDGLIVSTPAGSTAYNLSAHGPILPIGSNMLSVTPISCFRPRRWRGALISEDSDIELIIRDGRKRPVSATADMHEVRDVKNVRITEAKDVTVHLLFDPHHNLDERIFLEQFAD from the coding sequence GATACAAAATTGGCAGAAGAGTCTGCAGAAATTCTATGCGAGAAATATAATGTTGTTTCTCCAGAGGATGCTGATGTCATCGTTGCTCTTGGCGGGGATGGATTTATGCTTCAATGCTTACATAAAAATCTTTTCTCTAACAAACCAATCTTTGGCCTTAACAGAGGCACTGTTGGATTCTTAATGAATGACTACGGTGAAAATAACCTCATGGAACGCCTTGAAAAGGCAGATAAATTTGAACTACATCCACTGAGAATGGTGGCAACAGATGTGCAGGGGCAGGTCCACAGTTATCTGGCCATTAATGAAGTCTCTTTGCTAAGAGAAACGCGCCAAGCAGCCTCAATGCAAATTATTATTGATGGCAAGCCACGACTTACAAAAATGGTCGGCGATGGCCTTATTGTCTCCACGCCGGCGGGCAGTACAGCCTATAATCTTTCTGCTCATGGTCCTATCTTGCCTATTGGCTCTAATATGCTTTCAGTGACCCCAATTAGCTGTTTTCGACCGAGACGATGGCGCGGGGCTCTTATCAGTGAAGATAGTGATATTGAACTCATTATTCGTGATGGGCGAAAAAGGCCTGTTTCAGCAACTGCTGATATGCATGAAGTTCGTGATGTGAAGAATGTTCGAATTACCGAAGCAAAGGATGTGACGGTTCATCTACTGTTTGATCCTCACCACAATCTTGATGAACGTATTTTCCTTGAACAATTTGCTGATTAA